From one Microbacterium sp. 10M-3C3 genomic stretch:
- a CDS encoding D-alanyl-D-alanine carboxypeptidase, which produces MTTQQDAPDATEELAGWLRDGADARAAADDPVRRARRRRSRLIAGVVVLALLVLSVGGAGGYAVWALNAPLPEPVVSLQTPQPPRTPVAAVPMPGDGAAVVAVAGADAYLGPDASAAWLRSGDDSPRPIASLTKLITTLVILDAHPLPGPDDPGPTLTFDKADHDLYDAYYVLGATVAPMPTGTRMSLRDALATMLLPSASNYADATASWAFGSTGAFAGAARRWLDAHGLASTRIVEPTGIDRRNTSTPGDLLALAKIAAADPVVAGLAGRSSMRVPGAGDLYNTNGLLGVDGITGLKTGNLGEGTFNLVYTATADVGSGTPLAVTGVMLGGPSRDAVERATREVLAGLRAGFHRVPLAQPGDRIGSVTARWGAEADIVIGASADVLTWSDTAIAVTLDTRKPTTYADGEEIGAISWTAGPDAARAPVVIAGGIEPPDAWWRLTHPDLLGGD; this is translated from the coding sequence ATGACGACGCAGCAGGACGCGCCCGACGCGACCGAGGAGCTCGCCGGCTGGCTGCGCGACGGCGCCGATGCGCGGGCCGCGGCCGACGACCCCGTCCGCCGCGCACGCCGGCGCCGCTCGCGGCTCATCGCGGGCGTCGTCGTCCTCGCGCTGCTCGTGCTGTCCGTCGGCGGAGCCGGCGGATACGCCGTGTGGGCGCTCAACGCACCGCTTCCGGAGCCGGTCGTCTCTCTCCAGACCCCGCAGCCGCCCCGCACGCCGGTCGCCGCCGTCCCGATGCCCGGCGACGGCGCCGCCGTCGTGGCCGTCGCGGGGGCCGACGCGTATCTCGGACCCGACGCATCCGCGGCGTGGCTGCGGTCGGGTGACGACTCCCCGCGGCCGATCGCGAGCCTGACCAAGCTCATCACCACGCTCGTGATCCTCGACGCGCACCCGCTCCCGGGCCCCGACGACCCCGGGCCGACCCTGACGTTCGACAAGGCCGATCACGACCTCTATGACGCGTACTACGTGCTGGGCGCGACCGTCGCGCCCATGCCGACGGGCACCCGCATGTCGCTGCGCGACGCGCTCGCCACGATGCTGCTGCCCTCCGCCAGCAACTACGCCGACGCGACGGCGTCGTGGGCGTTCGGCTCGACGGGGGCCTTCGCCGGCGCCGCGCGCCGCTGGCTCGACGCGCACGGCCTCGCGAGCACGCGCATCGTCGAGCCCACCGGCATCGACCGCCGCAACACCAGCACGCCGGGCGACCTGCTCGCCCTGGCGAAGATCGCCGCCGCCGACCCGGTCGTGGCGGGGCTGGCGGGACGCAGCTCGATGCGGGTGCCCGGCGCGGGCGACCTCTACAACACCAATGGGCTGCTGGGCGTCGACGGCATCACCGGCCTGAAGACCGGGAATCTCGGCGAGGGCACGTTCAACCTCGTCTACACCGCCACCGCCGACGTGGGCTCCGGGACGCCGCTCGCCGTGACGGGCGTCATGCTCGGCGGTCCGAGCCGAGACGCGGTCGAGCGGGCCACGCGTGAGGTGCTCGCGGGCCTCCGCGCCGGCTTCCACCGGGTGCCGCTCGCACAGCCCGGCGACCGGATCGGGTCGGTCACGGCACGGTGGGGCGCCGAGGCCGACATCGTCATCGGCGCATCCGCCGACGTCCTCACGTGGTCGGACACGGCGATCGCGGTGACGCTCGACACGCGGAAGCCCACGACCTATGCCGACGGCGAGGAGATCGGCGCGATCTCATGGACCGCCGGGCCAGACGCGGCGAGGGCGCCCGTCGTGATCGCCGGCGGCATCGAACCGCCGGACGCGTGGTGGCGCCTCACGCACCCCGACCTGCTCGGCGGGGACTGA
- a CDS encoding GyrI-like domain-containing protein codes for MAAAPDLTAALPGYRARRGRIDVVELPPARYLMVDGQGDPNTAARYADALATLYPVAYRLKFFSKRELGRDHRVLPLEALWWADDLASFTTARDKDRWRWTAMIRTPDWITREDVDTVVAAVAAAGAPSLLSDLRWDTLEEGLVAQTLHVGPYDAEAPALARLHDEVLPAQGLRPTGHHHEIYLTDARRTAPERLRTILRQPVARV; via the coding sequence GTGGCCGCCGCCCCCGACCTCACCGCCGCGCTCCCCGGCTATCGCGCCCGGCGCGGCCGCATCGACGTCGTGGAACTCCCGCCCGCGCGGTACCTCATGGTGGACGGGCAGGGTGACCCCAACACCGCGGCGCGCTATGCCGACGCGCTCGCGACGCTGTACCCGGTCGCCTACCGGCTGAAGTTCTTCAGCAAGCGGGAGCTCGGACGCGACCATCGCGTGCTGCCGCTGGAAGCCCTGTGGTGGGCGGACGACCTGGCCTCGTTCACCACCGCGCGCGACAAGGACCGGTGGCGGTGGACGGCGATGATCCGCACGCCGGACTGGATCACTCGCGAGGACGTCGACACGGTCGTCGCCGCCGTCGCGGCCGCCGGCGCGCCGTCGCTCCTGTCCGACCTGCGCTGGGACACGCTCGAGGAGGGGCTCGTCGCGCAGACCCTCCACGTCGGCCCGTACGACGCGGAGGCGCCGGCGCTCGCGCGCCTGCACGACGAGGTCCTCCCCGCGCAGGGGCTCCGCCCGACCGGCCACCACCACGAGATCTACCTCACCGACGCCCGCCGCACCGCGCCGGAGCGGCTGCGCACGATCCTCCGGCAGCCGGTCGCGCGCGTCTGA
- a CDS encoding ester cyclase gives MESWQLHEWFAEYLDAYNRHDPEALRAFVDPHVRRAHLPGGVDAFLSDAADLWHAFPDWRWRSIQVIAEDDRIAAHVRGSGTHTGVYAGIEPTRRRVNVAEFVMYRIVNGRIGAATGSGDAELRAQLL, from the coding sequence ATGGAGTCGTGGCAGCTGCACGAGTGGTTCGCCGAGTACCTCGACGCGTACAACCGGCACGATCCCGAGGCGCTGCGGGCGTTCGTCGACCCCCACGTGCGACGCGCGCACCTGCCGGGCGGGGTCGACGCGTTCCTCTCGGATGCGGCGGACCTGTGGCACGCGTTCCCGGATTGGCGGTGGCGCAGCATCCAGGTGATCGCCGAGGACGACCGCATCGCGGCGCACGTGCGCGGCAGCGGCACACACACCGGGGTGTACGCCGGCATCGAGCCGACGCGGCGGCGGGTGAACGTGGCGGAATTCGTGATGTACCGCATCGTCAACGGGCGCATCGGCGCCGCCACCGGCTCCGGCGACGCCGAGCTGCGCGCGCAGCTGCTCTAG
- a CDS encoding FAD-dependent monooxygenase, protein MRHPYIAMVPQWDLLDLLADAAAAEPTFTLLRRHEVTAVTRANGRATGVRYVGPDGPGALEADLVVACDGRWSRVRQSVGFPKREFPVGFDVWWYRITSDLHLEENLLPRLKGGHVAIGIPREGYVQVAGLGPEGTDAQVRARGIEAFRADAADLFPELAGDAGSVASMVDVKHLDVRLDRLRRWYANGVLCIGDAAHAMSPVGGVGINLAVQDAVAAARILAAPLREGGMRTREGARVLARVQRRRMLPTVVIQSVQRLLHRFVIMPALAHDLQAPALVVRLLRAVPALSALPAAVIGIGPRPERAPAWARRAH, encoded by the coding sequence GTGCGCCACCCCTACATCGCGATGGTGCCGCAGTGGGATCTGCTCGACCTGCTGGCGGATGCGGCGGCCGCCGAGCCGACGTTCACGCTGCTGCGGCGCCACGAGGTGACGGCGGTCACGCGGGCGAACGGCCGGGCGACGGGCGTGCGGTACGTCGGCCCGGACGGCCCCGGGGCGCTCGAGGCGGATCTCGTCGTGGCGTGCGACGGCCGCTGGTCGCGCGTGCGGCAGAGCGTCGGCTTCCCGAAGCGGGAGTTCCCGGTCGGGTTCGACGTGTGGTGGTACCGCATCACGTCCGACCTGCACCTCGAGGAGAACCTCCTGCCGCGCCTGAAGGGCGGTCACGTCGCGATCGGGATCCCGCGGGAGGGGTACGTGCAGGTCGCGGGTCTCGGACCCGAGGGCACCGACGCGCAGGTGCGCGCCCGCGGCATCGAGGCGTTCCGCGCCGACGCGGCGGACCTGTTCCCCGAGCTCGCGGGCGATGCCGGCTCGGTCGCGTCGATGGTCGACGTCAAGCATCTCGATGTGCGGCTCGACCGCCTCCGCCGCTGGTACGCGAACGGCGTGCTGTGCATCGGCGACGCCGCCCACGCGATGTCGCCCGTCGGCGGCGTCGGCATCAACCTCGCGGTGCAGGACGCCGTGGCCGCCGCGCGCATCCTCGCCGCGCCGCTGCGCGAGGGCGGGATGCGGACGCGCGAGGGGGCTCGCGTCCTCGCCCGCGTGCAGCGGCGGCGCATGCTGCCGACGGTCGTCATCCAGAGCGTCCAACGGCTCCTCCACCGGTTCGTGATCATGCCGGCGCTCGCGCACGACCTGCAGGCGCCCGCGCTCGTCGTCCGGCTGCTGCGCGCGGTGCCGGCGCTGTCGGCGCTCCCCGCGGCGGTCATCGGGATCGGACCCCGCCCCGAACGTGCGCCGGCATGGGCGCGCCGCGCGCACTAG
- a CDS encoding HNH endonuclease signature motif containing protein produces the protein MNDEHGRMRHEVDAAVAERVVLAGAQARLIRHHARLAELAYAETAQVVSRSSRERDMPMRSVAAELGAAAHQHDMTVQKELSDAFDLVSRFGASVDALEAGTISLRHVGVIRDAGMRLPDEVRGAWETVVLDYAATTTPGRTKAYALQLAERLDPVGMTERFEAANGEREVSVVDLADGMALLQMLLPATLAHGAKDRLRRMATETKNAAVTSADGGVQDRRTIRQIEADIAADLLLTGTPTIDPTTDRSPGGLGAIRAVVQVVVPVTTLAGTTDAGAMLNGQVPIDPATARRLAGDAPGWDRILCHPVTGTVLATDRYTPTAEQIRFLRARDQHCRMPGCRQPATRCHIDHNHERQHGGRTDIGNLCHLCVRHHTLKTETEWTVTQRADGVLEFTSPHGRTYREPPPPRVIFVPDTDPPPF, from the coding sequence GTGAACGATGAACACGGCCGGATGCGACACGAGGTCGACGCCGCGGTCGCGGAGCGTGTGGTGCTCGCCGGTGCGCAGGCACGCCTGATCCGGCACCACGCCCGGCTCGCGGAGCTCGCGTACGCGGAGACCGCGCAGGTTGTGTCACGCTCGTCGCGGGAACGCGACATGCCGATGCGGTCGGTGGCCGCGGAACTCGGTGCCGCGGCGCATCAGCACGACATGACCGTGCAGAAGGAACTCTCCGACGCGTTCGACCTGGTAAGCCGCTTCGGGGCGAGCGTGGACGCGCTCGAAGCAGGAACGATCTCGCTACGGCACGTGGGGGTCATCCGTGACGCCGGGATGCGGCTGCCCGACGAGGTGCGGGGCGCGTGGGAAACGGTCGTGCTCGACTACGCCGCCACCACCACCCCCGGCCGCACGAAAGCGTACGCGTTGCAGCTGGCGGAGAGACTCGACCCGGTCGGGATGACCGAACGCTTCGAGGCCGCGAACGGGGAGCGGGAGGTGTCGGTCGTGGATCTCGCCGACGGGATGGCGCTGCTGCAGATGCTGCTCCCCGCGACCCTCGCCCACGGCGCCAAAGACCGCCTCCGCCGCATGGCCACAGAAACGAAGAACGCCGCGGTCACGTCCGCGGACGGCGGCGTCCAGGACCGGCGGACAATCCGGCAGATCGAAGCGGACATCGCCGCCGACCTCCTCCTCACCGGCACCCCCACCATCGACCCCACCACCGACCGATCCCCCGGCGGGCTCGGCGCCATCCGCGCCGTCGTCCAGGTCGTCGTGCCCGTCACCACCCTGGCCGGAACCACGGACGCCGGCGCGATGCTGAACGGGCAGGTGCCCATCGACCCCGCCACCGCCCGCCGACTCGCCGGCGACGCACCCGGCTGGGACCGGATCCTGTGCCACCCCGTCACCGGCACCGTGCTCGCCACCGACCGCTACACCCCCACCGCCGAACAGATCCGGTTCCTCCGCGCCCGCGACCAGCACTGCCGCATGCCCGGCTGCCGACAACCCGCCACCCGCTGCCACATCGACCACAACCACGAGAGACAGCACGGCGGCAGAACCGACATCGGCAACCTCTGCCACCTCTGCGTCAGACACCACACCCTGAAAACCGAAACCGAATGGACCGTCACCCAGCGCGCGGACGGGGTCCTCGAATTCACCAGCCCCCACGGCCGCACCTACCGAGAACCCCCACCCCCGAGGGTCATCTTCGTCCCCGACACCGACCCACCACCCTTCTGA
- a CDS encoding fucose isomerase → MSDYRFPASPEPIAAPPRTAYLVASGDLRESANVAGWPTQAALEKAVGEVFDAVGWRVIRAHDVDPETGHGFISSQRMGLDVFARIPPEAPLIVAEAVWQYSHHVLAGLRSHRGPILTVANFAGDWPGLVGLLGLNAGLTKMGVPYSTLWSVDFTDDWFVDGVRAWVGTGRIVHDTSHVRSLPTLPETAEVALGRALGEEMTRSKALIGVFDEGCMGMYNAIFDDELLNPTGIYKERLSQSALYAEMLRVDDREADEVFAWLAERGMRFRFGSDAATELTRDQVQWQLKMYIAALRIADDFGLDAVGIQYQQGLKDLVPASDLAEGILNSTDRPPVRSRDGARELYAGVALPHFNEADEGVAVDALVTDRVWRAMGMVPDNTLHDVRWGEEFDGRFVWVYEISGAVPASHLGGWDHAEGWRQGPVFFPAGGATINGVSRPGEVVISRVFIADGVLQADLMRGSVVSLPPEETLRRKQATNPEWPIAHVVLHGITRDQFMARHRANHAQLVYAPDAETADRALVAKAAMLDRMGIRVNLAGDVEAL, encoded by the coding sequence GTGAGCGACTACCGATTCCCGGCATCTCCCGAGCCGATCGCCGCGCCGCCGAGAACTGCCTATCTCGTGGCGAGCGGCGATCTGCGGGAGTCGGCGAACGTCGCCGGCTGGCCGACCCAAGCGGCCCTGGAGAAGGCTGTCGGCGAGGTCTTCGACGCGGTCGGCTGGCGCGTGATCCGCGCCCACGACGTCGATCCCGAGACCGGACACGGCTTCATCTCGAGCCAACGCATGGGCCTCGATGTCTTCGCGCGTATTCCGCCCGAGGCACCGCTGATCGTCGCGGAGGCGGTCTGGCAGTATTCGCACCACGTCCTGGCCGGGCTGCGATCGCACCGTGGCCCGATCCTGACCGTGGCGAACTTCGCCGGCGATTGGCCCGGGCTCGTCGGTCTGCTGGGGCTGAACGCGGGCCTGACGAAGATGGGCGTGCCGTACTCCACCCTCTGGTCGGTGGATTTCACCGATGACTGGTTCGTCGACGGCGTGCGCGCCTGGGTCGGCACGGGACGCATCGTGCATGACACGTCGCACGTCCGCTCGCTGCCGACGCTCCCCGAGACGGCGGAGGTGGCCCTCGGCCGCGCCCTGGGCGAAGAGATGACGCGATCCAAAGCCCTCATCGGCGTCTTCGACGAGGGCTGCATGGGGATGTACAACGCGATCTTCGACGACGAACTACTGAATCCGACAGGCATCTACAAGGAGCGCTTGTCGCAGTCGGCGCTGTACGCCGAGATGCTTCGCGTCGACGATCGGGAAGCGGATGAGGTGTTCGCGTGGCTGGCCGAGCGTGGGATGCGCTTCCGTTTCGGGTCGGACGCGGCGACGGAGCTGACCCGCGATCAGGTGCAGTGGCAGCTGAAGATGTACATCGCGGCACTGCGCATCGCCGACGACTTCGGACTGGATGCCGTGGGCATCCAGTACCAGCAGGGGCTGAAAGACCTCGTCCCGGCATCGGATCTCGCCGAAGGCATCCTGAACTCCACCGACCGGCCACCGGTGCGCTCGCGCGACGGCGCTCGCGAGCTGTACGCGGGCGTGGCTCTGCCGCACTTCAACGAAGCCGACGAGGGTGTGGCCGTCGACGCGCTCGTCACCGATCGCGTGTGGCGCGCGATGGGCATGGTGCCGGACAACACGCTGCACGATGTGCGATGGGGTGAGGAGTTCGACGGTCGATTCGTGTGGGTCTACGAGATCTCCGGAGCCGTCCCCGCCTCTCACCTGGGCGGCTGGGACCACGCGGAGGGATGGCGTCAGGGTCCCGTGTTCTTCCCCGCGGGTGGTGCCACGATCAACGGCGTCTCCCGACCGGGGGAGGTGGTGATCTCGCGCGTGTTCATCGCCGACGGCGTGCTGCAGGCGGATCTGATGCGCGGCAGTGTGGTGTCACTGCCGCCCGAGGAGACCCTGCGGCGTAAGCAGGCCACGAACCCGGAATGGCCGATCGCGCACGTGGTGCTGCACGGCATCACGCGTGACCAGTTCATGGCCCGGCATCGAGCCAATCACGCCCAGCTCGTCTACGCGCCCGACGCCGAAACCGCCGATCGCGCGCTCGTCGCCAAGGCGGCGATGCTCGATCGCATGGGTATCCGCGTGAATCTCGCCGGCGACGTCGAGGCGCTCTGA
- a CDS encoding beta-L-arabinofuranosidase domain-containing protein produces the protein MQSSTAGARGFFAPVNTSLLVGRPLAAPFRVDGGAVAQWRRRNSLQSIPHGIEWMQRGHYLANLERAAARRTGGFQGMHWMDSDLYKLLEAIAWDRGGTDDADRFLDETVDLLERAQEPDGYLNSYYQVEAPAERWSDFPFGHEMYLGGHLIQAGVADHRARGGERLLAIGTRFADLLWRRFGPKGEARIDGHPEIEIALVELFRETGDEKYLDLARVMLDRRGHGSLGPGHFGLFYCQDEVPFRQRSELTGHAVRAVYLAIGATDIAMETGDAELLERSRMLWHNTVERKAYLTGGVGSRHFHEALGADYELPPDRAYQETCASIAMAWWSHRLLLATGDDVHAEHLQRTTINAIAAGVSDDGRHFFYRNPLMQRTIEPAPPVDALLEERIDIGTRASWYNTACCPPNLMRFFATLPDLLAYERDGRVIVTLPVEGEVDTVLSTGTRAAVRIPASDPAGGTLTIEAIAGEVDVSRSMLRPARRVRADDGTVVHTWSPGPVLVHPHPRLDAVKSQVAVVFADAVYAVEGTALAHPGDILDVVLDPSSLAVEPDDPASELPRLRAEVVIAAADTDVSVLWDEPLPVRATTRGVTMIPWAQWAAHEPTTMRVWMPAAGRVDHGGEL, from the coding sequence ATGCAATCGTCCACCGCCGGAGCGCGGGGATTCTTCGCCCCGGTGAACACCTCCCTTCTCGTGGGACGCCCGCTTGCTGCACCCTTCCGCGTCGACGGGGGAGCGGTTGCGCAGTGGCGGCGACGCAACAGTCTGCAATCGATTCCGCACGGCATCGAATGGATGCAGCGGGGGCACTACCTCGCCAATCTCGAACGCGCCGCGGCTCGGCGCACCGGGGGCTTCCAGGGGATGCACTGGATGGACTCGGATCTCTACAAGCTGCTCGAGGCGATCGCGTGGGACCGGGGCGGCACGGACGACGCCGACCGTTTCCTCGACGAGACCGTCGACCTGCTCGAGCGGGCGCAGGAGCCCGACGGGTATCTGAATTCGTACTACCAGGTCGAGGCACCCGCAGAGCGCTGGTCGGACTTCCCGTTCGGTCACGAGATGTATCTCGGCGGCCACCTCATCCAGGCCGGTGTCGCCGACCATCGCGCCCGTGGCGGCGAACGTCTTCTCGCGATCGGAACCCGCTTCGCGGATCTCCTGTGGCGTCGCTTCGGACCGAAGGGTGAGGCCCGCATCGACGGCCATCCGGAGATCGAGATCGCGCTCGTCGAACTGTTCCGCGAGACCGGAGATGAGAAATACCTCGACCTGGCTCGCGTCATGCTCGATCGCCGAGGGCACGGATCGCTCGGGCCCGGCCATTTCGGACTCTTCTACTGTCAGGACGAAGTGCCGTTCCGGCAGCGCTCCGAGCTCACCGGCCACGCGGTGCGGGCCGTCTACCTCGCGATCGGGGCGACCGACATCGCCATGGAAACCGGTGACGCGGAACTGCTCGAGCGCAGCCGGATGCTGTGGCACAACACGGTCGAGCGCAAGGCCTATCTCACGGGCGGTGTCGGGTCGCGTCATTTCCACGAGGCGCTCGGCGCCGACTACGAGCTGCCCCCCGACCGGGCGTACCAGGAGACGTGCGCCTCCATCGCGATGGCCTGGTGGAGTCACCGCCTTCTCCTGGCGACGGGCGACGACGTGCACGCCGAGCACCTCCAACGCACCACGATCAACGCGATCGCCGCGGGTGTCTCGGATGACGGCCGCCACTTCTTCTACCGAAATCCGCTGATGCAGCGCACCATCGAACCCGCCCCGCCCGTCGATGCGCTCCTCGAGGAACGCATCGACATCGGCACGCGCGCGAGCTGGTACAACACGGCCTGCTGCCCGCCCAATCTGATGCGCTTCTTCGCGACGCTGCCCGATCTCCTCGCCTACGAGCGCGACGGCCGCGTCATCGTCACGCTCCCGGTGGAGGGCGAGGTCGACACGGTGCTGTCGACCGGGACGCGGGCTGCCGTCCGCATCCCCGCGTCCGATCCGGCGGGCGGGACGTTGACGATCGAGGCCATCGCCGGCGAGGTCGACGTCAGTCGATCGATGCTGCGGCCGGCGCGACGGGTGCGGGCCGACGATGGCACTGTCGTGCACACGTGGAGCCCGGGGCCGGTTCTCGTTCACCCGCATCCCCGCCTCGACGCCGTCAAGTCGCAGGTGGCGGTCGTCTTCGCCGACGCGGTCTATGCCGTCGAGGGCACGGCTCTCGCCCATCCGGGCGACATCCTCGATGTCGTGCTCGATCCCTCATCGTTGGCCGTCGAGCCGGACGATCCGGCGTCGGAGCTGCCGCGCCTGCGCGCCGAGGTCGTCATCGCCGCAGCGGATACGGATGTCTCGGTGTTGTGGGACGAGCCGTTGCCCGTACGTGCGACGACACGAGGCGTGACGATGATCCCGTGGGCGCAGTGGGCGGCGCACGAACCCACCACGATGCGCGTCTGGATGCCCGCGGCCGGGCGAGTCGATCACGGAGGAGAACTGTGA
- a CDS encoding carbohydrate ABC transporter permease yields the protein MVSSTLTAEKKPVVRAARPSRADSSRQRTAPPVLVFGVIVSALLLFPFGWSILSSFGESPAGQSSVLPEQWGLGNYERLAGYGAGIWTYLGNTVLISVLTVVFSVVASVLAGYGFARFRFPGKTIVFFGILAVIMVPHSTLLIPLYTILATFGLTNSIVTLALIYATFQLPFGVYMMRNTFEAIPKEIEESAALDGCGPVRTLLRVLMPIAVPGVVTVALFAFLAAWNEFLAPLIFLTDDRQFTLPIALQSISVGSLGAVDYGALQAGITVSTLPCIVLFVLLQKYYVNGLVNGALKG from the coding sequence ATGGTCTCCTCCACCCTCACCGCCGAGAAGAAGCCCGTGGTGCGCGCTGCGCGTCCGTCGCGGGCGGATTCGTCTCGGCAGCGGACGGCGCCGCCCGTCCTCGTCTTCGGCGTGATCGTCAGCGCGCTGCTGCTGTTCCCGTTCGGCTGGTCGATCCTGTCCTCGTTCGGCGAGTCGCCGGCGGGACAGTCGTCGGTCCTCCCGGAGCAGTGGGGGCTCGGCAACTACGAGCGGCTCGCCGGGTACGGCGCAGGCATCTGGACCTACCTCGGCAACACGGTTCTGATCTCGGTGCTCACGGTCGTGTTCTCGGTCGTCGCATCCGTCCTCGCCGGATACGGCTTCGCACGGTTCCGGTTCCCGGGCAAGACGATCGTGTTCTTCGGCATCCTCGCGGTGATCATGGTCCCGCACTCGACACTGCTCATTCCGCTGTACACGATCCTCGCCACGTTCGGTCTCACGAACTCGATCGTCACGCTCGCGCTCATCTACGCCACGTTCCAGCTGCCCTTCGGCGTGTACATGATGCGCAACACGTTCGAGGCGATTCCGAAGGAGATCGAGGAGAGCGCAGCCCTCGACGGGTGCGGGCCGGTGCGCACGCTCCTTCGGGTGCTCATGCCGATCGCCGTGCCCGGTGTGGTGACCGTGGCGCTGTTCGCCTTCCTGGCTGCGTGGAACGAGTTCCTCGCACCGCTGATCTTCCTCACCGACGACCGGCAGTTCACGCTGCCGATCGCGCTGCAATCCATCAGCGTGGGGTCACTCGGCGCGGTGGACTACGGCGCCCTGCAGGCGGGAATCACGGTCAGCACGCTGCCGTGCATCGTGCTGTTCGTGCTGTTGCAGAAGTACTACGTCAACGGCCTCGTCAACGGGGCACTGAAAGGATGA
- a CDS encoding sugar ABC transporter permease, with the protein MALAPVTSARRPERRRPTALSRRSAATGAAFVLPAALLLVVFFGAPLSLSIVMSFFDWPLFGQRTPVGLDNYAAILDDDIAMQSIGFTLYYTVLVTVLTFVVSFFLALLVQKGGRAVGFFRTAIFIPSAIGFGLAGLLWGFLYNAQIGVFSGFLQALGLADGPVLFFQTQTSSLWAVIVMVVWKSLGLNTLVMLVGLQSIPVELYEAARVDGASWWQRTRLITLPLMRPTFALLLVLGVSGALLSFDQFFVLTAGGPDRSTITMVYAIYRAAFTQFHLGYAAAIGVVLMVVLLLVNIVQLRFLRTKD; encoded by the coding sequence ATGGCCCTCGCTCCTGTGACATCCGCGCGACGCCCTGAGCGCCGCCGACCGACGGCCCTGAGCCGTCGGTCGGCGGCGACGGGCGCGGCGTTCGTGCTCCCCGCGGCCCTGCTCCTCGTCGTCTTCTTCGGCGCGCCGCTGAGCCTCTCGATCGTCATGTCCTTCTTCGACTGGCCGCTGTTCGGTCAGCGCACCCCGGTCGGGCTGGACAACTACGCGGCCATCCTCGATGACGACATCGCCATGCAGAGCATCGGCTTCACGCTCTACTACACGGTGCTCGTGACGGTCCTGACGTTCGTCGTGTCGTTCTTCCTCGCGCTGCTCGTGCAGAAGGGCGGTCGCGCGGTCGGATTCTTCCGCACCGCGATCTTCATCCCGTCGGCGATCGGGTTCGGCCTGGCCGGACTGCTCTGGGGCTTCCTCTACAACGCGCAGATCGGCGTGTTCTCGGGATTCCTGCAGGCGCTGGGGCTCGCCGACGGGCCGGTGCTCTTCTTCCAGACCCAGACGTCGTCGCTGTGGGCGGTCATCGTCATGGTGGTGTGGAAGAGCCTCGGCCTGAACACGCTCGTGATGCTCGTCGGCCTGCAGTCGATCCCCGTCGAGCTCTACGAAGCGGCACGTGTCGACGGCGCATCCTGGTGGCAGCGCACGCGTCTGATCACCCTGCCGCTGATGCGCCCGACTTTCGCGCTGCTGCTCGTTCTCGGAGTCTCGGGAGCGCTGCTGTCGTTCGACCAGTTCTTCGTGCTCACCGCCGGCGGGCCCGATCGATCGACGATCACGATGGTGTACGCCATCTACCGCGCGGCCTTCACCCAGTTCCACCTCGGATACGCCGCCGCGATCGGCGTCGTGCTGATGGTGGTGCTGCTGCTCGTCAACATCGTGCAGCTGCGATTCCTGCGAACCAAGGACTGA